The Flavobacterium galactosidilyticum nucleotide sequence AGAACAACAAGCAATTATAGATCAGTTTAACGAGGATTCAAAAGATCCTTTTAAAAGAAAAATTTTAATTTCAGTTTTGGTGAAATTAAAAAATGAAATTTCAGGTGATATAGCTGACTCGGTTCAAAAACTTTATTTTCAAACTAAACTTGTACATTATGCCTTATCTAGATTAAGTCACAAAAAATGGTATGTTATTGCAAAAGGAATTCGAGAATTAAAGAAGTTTCACGTAAAGGAAGCTTACAAAGAAGTGCTTATTCATATTAACCATCCCAGAAGAGAGGTTCGAAAAGAAATGCAACTATACATGGTTGATTTATTTTATTTTGAAGGTCTTGATTTTTTGAATTTATTAGAAACTCAACTTTCTGAGTGGGATCAGATTCAGTTATTAGGAATACTGCAAAAACTAGAAAATCAGGATATTCCTAATATTAAGTCGTGGTTGAATTCCTCTAACGACTCCGTAATTATTTTTGCTCTTAAATTAGCGAAGACATACAATCAATTTGAAGCAAAAGATGAAATTACAATACTCTTAAACCACAGTACTAAAAAAATAAGATTAGAAACAATCGATGTCTTAAGTTATTTAAATGTATTAGAAGCTAAAGAAATTTTGAAAGCTGATATAGAAAACCGCAGTCATGAAGAACAAATTGCTTTTTTTAAAATGATGGAAAACTTATATGAAAGTAAAGACGAATCCTTTCTTGTCAAATATGTACATAATGAAATTTTTGAAATAAAAGTTTCAGCTTTAAAAATTATTAAAGCTCTCAATAAAGACAAATTCAACAATCTTATAGCTGAATCTTCTGATTATCAGTTTTTAAGAATCGCTAATTTCGTAGAAAAAAATTAGCTATGGGAGATTATGCGATATATATTACACTTGAAATTTTTCAGTATTTATTTATACTTTATGGTGTTGCTGCTATTGCTTCTTATCTTGTCCTCTCCGTTGTTTCTGCAATAGAAACTATAGAGTACAAGCGCAAAAATAGTTATGTTAATTATAAAGAAATAATGTCTTCTAACAATTCACCAACCATATCGATTATTGCCCCTGCATATAATGAGAGTTTGAATATTGTTGAAAACGTGCGTTCCTTATTGTCCAATCACTATGTAAATTACGATGTAATTATTGTAAATGATGGCAGTAAAGATGATAGCTTAGAAAAGCTAATTGAAGTCTATCATCTAGTGGAAGTTGATTATCTTATAAACGAGCAAATTCCAACCAAGCCTCTTAGAAAAGGAATATACAAATCAACAAACCCAGCATTTGAGAAACTAATTATTGTAGACAAGGAAAATGGAGGAAAAGCTGATGCTTTGAATATGGGGCTTAACATTAGTAACAGCGAATATGTAGCTTGCATAGATGTTGATTGCTTATTATTAGAAGATTCTCTACAAAAAATGGTAAAACCATTTCTAGAAGTAACTGATAGAAAAGTTATCGCTGCAGGAGGAGTTATCAGAATTTCAAACTCTTGTATTGTAAAAGAAGGGAAATTACACGACGTAAATTTTCCTAAAAAACTACTTGAACAAGGGCAAATACTCGAATACATACGAGCTTTCTTACTTGGAAGAATGGCTTGGAGCAGACTCAATGGTTTACTTGTGATCTCTGGAGCTTTTGGGTTATTTGATAAAAAAATCGCTATCAAAGTTGGTGGTTATGACAAGGACACTGTAGGTGAAG carries:
- a CDS encoding glycosyltransferase family 2 protein, yielding MGDYAIYITLEIFQYLFILYGVAAIASYLVLSVVSAIETIEYKRKNSYVNYKEIMSSNNSPTISIIAPAYNESLNIVENVRSLLSNHYVNYDVIIVNDGSKDDSLEKLIEVYHLVEVDYLINEQIPTKPLRKGIYKSTNPAFEKLIIVDKENGGKADALNMGLNISNSEYVACIDVDCLLLEDSLQKMVKPFLEVTDRKVIAAGGVIRISNSCIVKEGKLHDVNFPKKLLEQGQILEYIRAFLLGRMAWSRLNGLLVISGAFGLFDKKIAIKVGGYDKDTVGEDMELVVRMRGYMEEQKRTYKVAYIPDPLCWTEAPDSYKIFISQRNRWTRGTIETLKKHRKIGFNPKYNVLGLISYPYWFFFERLAPIVEFVGIIYFAVLIATNKIRWDYAFGFIILAYLFTVIFSLIAIITEELTYHQYKKKGTGIHLITIAFLEPFVNHPFVLYAAIRGNIDYYFNKKKKWGEMTRKGMKKA